In Nerophis ophidion isolate RoL-2023_Sa linkage group LG02, RoL_Noph_v1.0, whole genome shotgun sequence, one DNA window encodes the following:
- the ppp4r1l gene encoding serine/threonine-protein phosphatase 4 regulatory subunit 1 isoform X2: MAGLSLYFEDGHDDVDDFGFDDYGSECDGIRITAFLDAGQDNLTPLGRLEKYAFSENVFNRQIVARGLLDVLREFSDNENDFISVMETVARMSEDGEPTVRAELMEQVPNIAMFLHESRPNFPAAFSRYLVPIVVRYLTDPNNQVRKTSQAALLVLLEQGLISKADMESKVCPVLLDLTEPSSDDDYKIEAVAILCKVVTMLSKDTVEHLLLPRFCDLCSDTRLFQVRKVCAANFGEFCSIVGQEATEKLLIPKFFDLCSDTLWGIRKACAECFMMVSNSTSPEVRRAKLSPLFISLISDQSRWVRQAAFQSLGRFISTFANPTGAGLHFRDDGGLLDVSRFSSDSDCSLNSLNCSGIGGCHTERTIAHTPPNQDGRATPSPEHVPAADEMNYDDNHSLAHGEGLDSFVYAGGNGNNARNAKETTQTDENFNSFHFWRSPLPDISGELELLTCHKGDGIAKEKRKEEKNQPGDQRRSLDSKASPAKTTSDQIKMVLDCLQPHMDDPDVQAQVQVLSAALKAAELDSPSDNSPTESLPAPPADADVSSSSFDSKSVEVQSEDRESLAEDEQTTESLSTNESCPVQEQGDEETQTEPLEDPEESSPDSSVLVSELIERVEEEGKDDSVFEDKPKIQNVIPQQLLDQYLSMTDPTRAQTVDTEIAKHCAFSLPGVALTLGRQNWHCLKDTYETLATDVQWKVRRTLAFSIHELAVILGDQLTAADLVPIFNGFLKDLDEVRIGVLKHLYDFLKLLQAEKRREYLYQLQEFMVTDNSRNWRFRYELAEQLILIIELYSHYDVYDYLRQIAITLCSDKVSEVRWISYKLVVEILQKLYSSGADDLGLNFINELTVRFCHCPKWVGRQAFAFICQAVVEEDCMSMEHFSQHLLPSLLSLSSDPVANVRVLVAKALRQSVMEKAFFKEAGCAYSDELEETVMALQSDKDRDVRFFAGLDPNKSLMDTAPLI; the protein is encoded by the exons GTCTATCGTTATATTTCGAAGATGGCCATGACGACGTAGATGATT TTGGATTTGACGATTATGGTTCTGAGTGCGACGGCATCCGCATCACAGCCTTTCTTGACGCGGGACAGGACAACTTAACGCCGCTTGGGAGGCTAGAGAAATACGCCTTCAGTGAGAATGTGTTCAACAG GCAGATTGTTGCTCGCGGGCTACTCGATGTGCTCCGCGAGTTCAGCGATAACGAAAATGACTTTATCAGTGTCATGGAGACAGTGGCCAGAATGTCAGAAGACGGAG AGCCAACCGTGCGAGCCGAGCTGATGGAGCAGGTGCCCAACATTGCCATGTTTCTACACGAAAGTCGACCCAACTTCCCCGCTGCTTTCTCCAGATACTTGGTACCCATCGTAGTCCGGTATCTAACTGATCCGAACAACCAG GTGCGAAAAACCAGCCAAGCGGCGCTTCTGGTGCTCCTGGAGCAAGGCCTCATCTCCAAGGCTGACATGGAGTCCAAAGTTTGCCCGGTTCTACTGGACCTCACAGAACCCAGCAGCGACGATGATTACAAGATCGAAGCTGTTGCT ATTTTGTGCAAAGTAGTGACCATGCTGAGCAAAGACACAGTAGAGCATCTCTTGCTGCCACGCTTCTGCGACCTTTGCAGCGACACCAGACTTTTTCAAGTGCGCAAG GTCTGTGCTGCCAATTTCGGAGAGTTCTGTTCAATTGTGGGACAGGAAGCCACGGAGAAACTACTG ATTCCCAAGTTCTTCGACCTGTGCTCAGACACCCTTTGGGGCATCAGGAAAGCGTGCGCCGAGTGCTTCATGATGGTGTCCAACTCCACCTCTCCTGAGGTGCGACGTGCAAAGTTGTCCCCTCTCTTCATCAGCCTTATTAGCGACCAGTCCCGCTGG GTGCGGCAAGCTGCTTTTCAGTCGCTGGGCCGTTTCATCTCCACCTTTGCCAACCCAACTGGCGCGGGCCTCCACTTCAGAGATGACGGAGGGTTGCTTGATGTTTCCAGGTTCTCGTCAGACAG TGACTGCTCCTTGAACTCCCTCAACTGCTCAGGCATCGGCGGCTGTCATACAGAAAGAACCATCGCTCACACGCCTCCCAACCAGGATGgccgtgccacgccgtccccagagcACGTGCCGGCAGCCGACGAAATGAATTACGACGACAACCACAGTTTAGCTCACGGAGAGGGGCTCGACAGCTTCGTGTACGCCGGCGGCAACGGCAACAACGCCAGAAACGCCAAGGAGACAACGCAGACGGATGAGAATTTTAACTCTTTCCACTTCTGGAGGTCTCCTCTACCAGACATCAGCGGCGAGCTGGAGCTGCTTACTTGTCACAAGGGGGATGGGATAGCGAAAGAGAAGaggaaagaggaaaagaaccaaccAGGGGACCAGCGGAGAAGTTTGGACTCCAAAGCCAGCCCTGCTAAAACTACCAGCGACCAAATCAAGATGGTCTTAGACTGTTTGCAGCCGCACATGGACGACCCAGATGTCCAGG CCCAAGTTCAGGTATTGTCAGCCGCTCTAAAGGCCGCTGAACTCGACAGCCCGTCCGACAACAGTCCCACAGAAAGCCTGCCGGCGCCCCCTGCAGATGCCGATGTCAGTAGCTCGTCATTCGACAGTAAATCCGTGGAGGTGCAGTCAGAGGACAGAGAAAGTCTCGCTGAAGACGAGCAGACGACAGAAAGCCTCTCAACCAACGAGTCCTGTCCGGTACAGGAGCAAGGAGACGAGGAGACACAGACGGAACCCCTCGAGGATCCGGAAGAGTCTTCACCTGACTCATCTGTTCTG GTGTCTGAACTCATTGAGAGGGTGGAAGAAGAGGGAAAGGATGATTCTGTGTTTGAAGATAAGCCGAAGATCCAG AATGTTATCCCCCAGCAGCTGTTGGATCAGTACCTCTCCATGACGGACCCCACGCGGGCTCAGACGGTGGACACTGAGATCGCCAAGCACTGTGCCTTCAGCCTGCCGGGAGTGGCGCTCACTTTGGGCCGACAAAACTGGCACTGCCTCAAAGACACCTACGAGACGTTGGCGACCGATGTCCAG TGGAAAGTGCGCCGGACCCTGGCTTTCTCAATCCACGAGCTGGCGGTCATCCTGGGAGACCAGCTGACAGCGGCGGATCTCGTGCCCATCTTCAACGGCTTTCTCAAAGACCTTGACGAGGTCCGAATTGGCGTGCTCAAGCACCTCTACGACTTCCTCAAG CTCCTCCAAGCAGAAAAGAGGAGAGAATACTTGTACCAGCTGCAGGAGTTCATGGTGACGGACAACAGTCGCAACTGGAGGTTCCGATACGAGTTGGCAGA GCAGCTTATCTTGATCATCGAGTTGTACAGCCACTATGACGTGTACGACTACCTCAGGCAGATCGCGATCACGCTCTGCTCCGACAAGGTCTCCGAAGTCAGGTGGATCTCCTACAAGCTG GTTGTGGAAATCCTGCAGAAACTGTATTCCAGTGGCGCTGATGATTTAGGTCTTAACTTCATTAACGAGCTCACCGTGCGGTTCTGCCATTGTCCCAAGTGGGTGGGTCGACAAGCCTTCGCCTTCATCTGCCAG GCTGTGGTGGAGGAAGACTGCATGTCCATGGAGCATTTCAGCCAGCACCTCCTGCCCAGCCTGCTCAGCCTCTCCTCTGACCCGGTGGCCAACGTGCGTGTGCTGGTGGCCAAGGCCCTGCGACAAAGTGTCATGGAGAAAG CCTTCTTCAAGGAGGCGGGCTGTGCTTACTCCGACGAGCTGGAGGAGACGGTGATGGCGCTGCAGTCGGACAAAGACCGAGACGTGCGCTTCTTCGCCGGCCTGGACCCAAACAAAAGCTTGATGGACACGGCGCCGCTCATCTAG
- the LOC133544785 gene encoding cytochrome c oxidase assembly protein COX14 homolog gives MVTAKRLADIGYRAFSGSMMLLTLYGGYLCAVRGYRFMQKQKRLQLAAENQDPEVIKD, from the coding sequence ATGGTAACGGCCAAGCGCCTCGCCGACATCGGCTACCGGGCCTTTTCGGGCTCCATGATGCTGCTGACCCTCTACGGCGGCTACCTGTGCGCCGTGCGCGGCTACCGCTTCATGCAGAAGCAGAAGCGGCTCCAGCTGGCCGCCGAAAACCAGGACCCGGAAGTCATTAAGGACTGA
- the LOC133544769 gene encoding pre-miRNA 5'-monophosphate methyltransferase — translation MATCDSGRDVQEDLDQHEDLDVHEDLDQHEDLDVQEDLDQHEDLDQHEDLDQHGDLDQHEDLDQHEDLHVHEDLDVHEDLDQHEDLDQHEDLEESGAALFGNFVNYYTFNPPENRLSLIPATLLADLGYVDGRHSTLLLDVGCNTGELSVALYKHLVQSPQSKVHLLGFDLDEALIQRAARSNPLPDSVTFTPLDMTGDCAPLRDHLRRHGCAHFHLTLCLAVTMWVHLHHGDAGLLRLLSRLAELSQHVLLEAQPWKCYRAAARRLRKLGRSDFEHFKELKLRGDVSEHARRHLVETCGMTLVRSFGRTAWDRKLLLFRRK, via the exons ATGGCGACGTGTGACAGCGGCAGAGACGTGCAAGAAGACTTAGACCAGCATGAAGACTTAGACGTGCATGAAGACTTAGACCAGCATGAAGACTTAGATGTGCAAGAAGACTTAGACCAGCATGAAGACTTAGACCAGCATGAAGACTTAGACCAGCATGGGGACTTAGACCAGCATGAAGACTTAGACCAGCATGAAGACTTACACGTGCATGAAGACTTAGACGTGCATGAAGACTTAGACCAGCATGAAGACTTAGACCAGCATGAAGACTTGGAGGAGTCCGGCGCGGCTCTTTTCGGCAACTTTGTTAACTATTACACCTTCAACCCCCCGGAGAACAGACTGAGTCTGATCCCCGCCACGCTCCTCGCAGATTTAGGCTACGTGGACGGCCGCCACTCCACCTTGCTGCTGGACGTGGGCTGCAACACCGGG GAGTTGAGTGTAGCACTGTACAAACACCTGGTGCAAAGCCCGCAATCAAAGGTCCATCTCCTGGGCTTCGACCTGGACGAGGCTCTCATCCAGCGGGCGGCGCGCAGCAACCCTCTCCCCGACAGCGTCACCTTCACCCCGCTGGACATGACGGGAGACTGCGCGCCGCTGCGGGATCACCTCCGCCGGCACGGCTGCGCGCACTTCCACTTGACGCTGTGCCTGGCCGTCACCATGTGGGTGCACCTCCACCACGGCGACGCCGGCCTGCTGCGGCTGCTCTCCCGCCTGGCGGAGCTCAGCCAGCACGTCCTGCTGGAGGCGCAGCCCTGGAAGTGTTACCGCGCGGCCGCCCGCAGGCTCCGGAAGCTGGGCCGTTCCGACTTCGAGCACTTCAAGGAGCTGAAGCTGCGGGGGGACGTGAGCGAACACGCCCGGCGACACCTGGTGGAGACCTGCGGCATGACGCTGGTGCGGAGCTTCGGGCGCACCGCTTGGGACCGGAAGTTGTTATTGTTCAGACGGAAGTGA
- the ppp4r1l gene encoding serine/threonine-protein phosphatase 4 regulatory subunit 1 isoform X1, whose translation MAGLSLYFEDGHDDVDDFGFDDYGSECDGIRITAFLDAGQDNLTPLGRLEKYAFSENVFNRQIVARGLLDVLREFSDNENDFISVMETVARMSEDGEPTVRAELMEQVPNIAMFLHESRPNFPAAFSRYLVPIVVRYLTDPNNQVRKTSQAALLVLLEQGLISKADMESKVCPVLLDLTEPSSDDDYKIEAVAILCKVVTMLSKDTVEHLLLPRFCDLCSDTRLFQVRKVCAANFGEFCSIVGQEATEKLLIPKFFDLCSDTLWGIRKACAECFMMVSNSTSPEVRRAKLSPLFISLISDQSRWVRQAAFQSLGRFISTFANPTGAGLHFRDDGGLLDVSRFSSDSDCSLNSLNCSGIGGCHTERTIAHTPPNQDGRATPSPEHVPAADEMNYDDNHSLAHGEGLDSFVYAGGNGNNARNAKETTQTDENFNSFHFWRSPLPDISGELELLTCHKGDGIAKEKRKEEKNQPGDQRRSLDSKASPAKTTSDQIKMVLDCLQPHMDDPDVQAQVQVLSAALKAAELDSPSDNSPTESLPAPPADADVSSSSFDSKSVEVQSEDRESLAEDEQTTESLSTNESCPVQEQGDEETQTEPLEDPEESSPDSSVLVSELIERVEEEGKDDSVFEDKPKIQQNVIPQQLLDQYLSMTDPTRAQTVDTEIAKHCAFSLPGVALTLGRQNWHCLKDTYETLATDVQWKVRRTLAFSIHELAVILGDQLTAADLVPIFNGFLKDLDEVRIGVLKHLYDFLKLLQAEKRREYLYQLQEFMVTDNSRNWRFRYELAEQLILIIELYSHYDVYDYLRQIAITLCSDKVSEVRWISYKLVVEILQKLYSSGADDLGLNFINELTVRFCHCPKWVGRQAFAFICQAVVEEDCMSMEHFSQHLLPSLLSLSSDPVANVRVLVAKALRQSVMEKAFFKEAGCAYSDELEETVMALQSDKDRDVRFFAGLDPNKSLMDTAPLI comes from the exons GTCTATCGTTATATTTCGAAGATGGCCATGACGACGTAGATGATT TTGGATTTGACGATTATGGTTCTGAGTGCGACGGCATCCGCATCACAGCCTTTCTTGACGCGGGACAGGACAACTTAACGCCGCTTGGGAGGCTAGAGAAATACGCCTTCAGTGAGAATGTGTTCAACAG GCAGATTGTTGCTCGCGGGCTACTCGATGTGCTCCGCGAGTTCAGCGATAACGAAAATGACTTTATCAGTGTCATGGAGACAGTGGCCAGAATGTCAGAAGACGGAG AGCCAACCGTGCGAGCCGAGCTGATGGAGCAGGTGCCCAACATTGCCATGTTTCTACACGAAAGTCGACCCAACTTCCCCGCTGCTTTCTCCAGATACTTGGTACCCATCGTAGTCCGGTATCTAACTGATCCGAACAACCAG GTGCGAAAAACCAGCCAAGCGGCGCTTCTGGTGCTCCTGGAGCAAGGCCTCATCTCCAAGGCTGACATGGAGTCCAAAGTTTGCCCGGTTCTACTGGACCTCACAGAACCCAGCAGCGACGATGATTACAAGATCGAAGCTGTTGCT ATTTTGTGCAAAGTAGTGACCATGCTGAGCAAAGACACAGTAGAGCATCTCTTGCTGCCACGCTTCTGCGACCTTTGCAGCGACACCAGACTTTTTCAAGTGCGCAAG GTCTGTGCTGCCAATTTCGGAGAGTTCTGTTCAATTGTGGGACAGGAAGCCACGGAGAAACTACTG ATTCCCAAGTTCTTCGACCTGTGCTCAGACACCCTTTGGGGCATCAGGAAAGCGTGCGCCGAGTGCTTCATGATGGTGTCCAACTCCACCTCTCCTGAGGTGCGACGTGCAAAGTTGTCCCCTCTCTTCATCAGCCTTATTAGCGACCAGTCCCGCTGG GTGCGGCAAGCTGCTTTTCAGTCGCTGGGCCGTTTCATCTCCACCTTTGCCAACCCAACTGGCGCGGGCCTCCACTTCAGAGATGACGGAGGGTTGCTTGATGTTTCCAGGTTCTCGTCAGACAG TGACTGCTCCTTGAACTCCCTCAACTGCTCAGGCATCGGCGGCTGTCATACAGAAAGAACCATCGCTCACACGCCTCCCAACCAGGATGgccgtgccacgccgtccccagagcACGTGCCGGCAGCCGACGAAATGAATTACGACGACAACCACAGTTTAGCTCACGGAGAGGGGCTCGACAGCTTCGTGTACGCCGGCGGCAACGGCAACAACGCCAGAAACGCCAAGGAGACAACGCAGACGGATGAGAATTTTAACTCTTTCCACTTCTGGAGGTCTCCTCTACCAGACATCAGCGGCGAGCTGGAGCTGCTTACTTGTCACAAGGGGGATGGGATAGCGAAAGAGAAGaggaaagaggaaaagaaccaaccAGGGGACCAGCGGAGAAGTTTGGACTCCAAAGCCAGCCCTGCTAAAACTACCAGCGACCAAATCAAGATGGTCTTAGACTGTTTGCAGCCGCACATGGACGACCCAGATGTCCAGG CCCAAGTTCAGGTATTGTCAGCCGCTCTAAAGGCCGCTGAACTCGACAGCCCGTCCGACAACAGTCCCACAGAAAGCCTGCCGGCGCCCCCTGCAGATGCCGATGTCAGTAGCTCGTCATTCGACAGTAAATCCGTGGAGGTGCAGTCAGAGGACAGAGAAAGTCTCGCTGAAGACGAGCAGACGACAGAAAGCCTCTCAACCAACGAGTCCTGTCCGGTACAGGAGCAAGGAGACGAGGAGACACAGACGGAACCCCTCGAGGATCCGGAAGAGTCTTCACCTGACTCATCTGTTCTG GTGTCTGAACTCATTGAGAGGGTGGAAGAAGAGGGAAAGGATGATTCTGTGTTTGAAGATAAGCCGAAGATCCAG CAGAATGTTATCCCCCAGCAGCTGTTGGATCAGTACCTCTCCATGACGGACCCCACGCGGGCTCAGACGGTGGACACTGAGATCGCCAAGCACTGTGCCTTCAGCCTGCCGGGAGTGGCGCTCACTTTGGGCCGACAAAACTGGCACTGCCTCAAAGACACCTACGAGACGTTGGCGACCGATGTCCAG TGGAAAGTGCGCCGGACCCTGGCTTTCTCAATCCACGAGCTGGCGGTCATCCTGGGAGACCAGCTGACAGCGGCGGATCTCGTGCCCATCTTCAACGGCTTTCTCAAAGACCTTGACGAGGTCCGAATTGGCGTGCTCAAGCACCTCTACGACTTCCTCAAG CTCCTCCAAGCAGAAAAGAGGAGAGAATACTTGTACCAGCTGCAGGAGTTCATGGTGACGGACAACAGTCGCAACTGGAGGTTCCGATACGAGTTGGCAGA GCAGCTTATCTTGATCATCGAGTTGTACAGCCACTATGACGTGTACGACTACCTCAGGCAGATCGCGATCACGCTCTGCTCCGACAAGGTCTCCGAAGTCAGGTGGATCTCCTACAAGCTG GTTGTGGAAATCCTGCAGAAACTGTATTCCAGTGGCGCTGATGATTTAGGTCTTAACTTCATTAACGAGCTCACCGTGCGGTTCTGCCATTGTCCCAAGTGGGTGGGTCGACAAGCCTTCGCCTTCATCTGCCAG GCTGTGGTGGAGGAAGACTGCATGTCCATGGAGCATTTCAGCCAGCACCTCCTGCCCAGCCTGCTCAGCCTCTCCTCTGACCCGGTGGCCAACGTGCGTGTGCTGGTGGCCAAGGCCCTGCGACAAAGTGTCATGGAGAAAG CCTTCTTCAAGGAGGCGGGCTGTGCTTACTCCGACGAGCTGGAGGAGACGGTGATGGCGCTGCAGTCGGACAAAGACCGAGACGTGCGCTTCTTCGCCGGCCTGGACCCAAACAAAAGCTTGATGGACACGGCGCCGCTCATCTAG